The Gemmatimonadaceae bacterium genomic sequence GGCCACGAGGCCGCTGCCGAGGAGCGTCAGCGTCACCGCCGCCCAGGCAAACGGCAGAAAGAGAAAGCCCTGAAGCACGGCCCCGGGGATCATGATGCTGTAAAGACCGTGCAGCCGGAGCCCGAACAGCAGCGTGCTCCAGCAGAGCCCGCAATAGACGATCACGCGCCACCGACGCTGCAGGATCGCGCGGTACCGCGCGTACCCCAGGGCGTGCAGGGCCGCGACCACCGCGGCAAAGGCCGCGATCGCGCCCGGTGTGGTACCGCGCGCACCGACGCCGTTGCCGTCGAGCGCCACGAGCGTGGCGATGCTCAACGCCACGCCCTGCGCGCCCACCCACGCCCTCAGCCACGCCTGGGCGTTGTGGGCGAAAAGCGGTTCGAGCGCGGCAGGAGGCACTGGCGACGGCAAGGAGATGGCGGACGACGAGAGGCTCGGGATGACGGAGCACCACAGGCCACGGAAGCTACGGCCTGCCGGATCGACGACGGCATCCTTCGAAAGTTGGAGGTCGGCAGCAACCAACGTCCAATGCCGCGACAGACTCCCAGGCGCCTAAGGTTGGCCCCATGGCATCTCCCTCCGTCGCTTCGATCACCGAAGGGCTCCTCGGCCTCTTCGTCAACCCGCTCCGGACCTCGCTCTCGACGATCGGTGTCGTCATCGGCGTCGCTTCGGTCATCGCCACCCTCACACTCGCCGATGGGCTGGAGGAATACGCGCGCGAACAGCTCGCCGCTCGGACCGATGTCCAGTCCGTGACGGTGGCGTCGCGGACAACGGAGAACCGAGACGGCTTTGATTTTCCGCTCGGTGGCTACGTCGTCTTTGACACCCACGACGCAGCTGAACTGGGAGAAACCATGATGGAACGCGCCGAGGTGACCATGGTGGCGACCGCGCGCGCGATCGTGAGTGGCGCCTTTACCGCGCCACGCGCGGCGGAGGTGACCGCGACGCTGGCGAACTTTCTGGACTTCGGCCGACGGAGCCTTCAGGCCGGACGCTACTTCACCGATGGCGAAGCGGCGCGCGGCGCGTCGGTCGTCGTACTCTCGCACAAGCTGGCCAGCGAACTGTCCCCAACGGGCGACCCGACGCTGATGCTGGGACGCACGATTCGCGTACACCGGCGCCCGCTCGTGGCCGTGGGGATCATGCCGCCGTTTACCGGAGAGCAGCGGTATGAGGTCTACATCCCCGTGCGCAGCGCCGTGTCCATGTTCGGCGGCGGGCGCGCGCTCAAGCCTTCGCTCGTCGTGCGCGCCTCGCGCTTCGAGGCGGTGAACTCGGTGAAGGCCGAGATCGAGGAGTGGCTCGCCACGCGCTACCGCAACTGGCGCCAGCGCGTGCGCGTGACGACGCAGCTCGCGCGGATTGCCGAAGTGCAGACGGCAATGCTCGTCTTCAAGCTGGTCATGGGCAGCCTGGCCGGTATCGCGCTGTTCGTTGGCGGCGTCGGCATCATGAACGTGTTGCTGGCCAGCGTGACCGAGCGCACGCGCGAGATCGGGGTACGCAAGGCGCTGGGCGCGCGCCACCGCGACGTGCTGCTGCAGTTCCTCGCCGAATCCGTGGCGATCGCCGCGCTCGGAAGTGCATGCGGCACGCTGCTTGGCCTCGGAGCGGCGTATTCGCTGTCGGCGGTCGTGCGCGCGATGGTCCCGCTCGCGCCGCTGCGCGCCACCGTGACCGTCCCGACGTTGCTGACTGCAGTGGTTGCCGCCGTCGTGGTCGGGGTGGCCTTCGGCACGTTTCCGGCACTGCGTGCCGCGCGGCTCTCTCCGATCGACGCGATCCGGCACGAGTAGTGGTGCGTGGGTTCCACCGGGGATCCCTGACAGGCTGACCGTCCCCTTGTGATCTGGTGTCCCGTGATCGCCGTGCGTAGTATTGCCCTGCGAGCTCGGTGCTTGGTCATCCAGTCATTTCGCCCGACGGCAGCGCGGAGTCGCGCGCCACCACCTTCCCCGCTCGGAAGCATCCCATGAAACGACGTCTCGTCGGCTCCCTCCTGGGCACGTTCCTCTTCGCCGCCACGGCGTTCGCCCAACAGCGCACGGTCACCGGTCGGGTGACCGACGCGCAAGCGGGCGGCCTGCCGGGAGTCCAGGTCATCATCAAGGGAACGAATCGCGGCACCCTGACCAACACCGACGGCAGCTACTCCGTGCGCGCCGATGTGGGCCAGGTGCTTGTGTATCGCTTCCTTGGCTATTCGCCTGCGGAGCGTACCATCGCAGCCGACGGCGCGATCGACGTGCAACTGGCCAAAGTCACGACGCAGCTCGACGCGGTCGTGATTTCCGCGCTTGGGCAATCGACCATGCAACGCGCGCTCGGCACCTCGCAGCAGATGGTGGCTGGCGCCGACATCGCGGGCACGCGGCGAGAGAACTTCATCAACGCATTGCAGGGTCGAGTGGCCGGCGTCGAGGTCACGAGCAGTTCCGGCGTGCCCGGCGCGTCATCGTCGATCACGATCCGCGGCGTCAGCTCGATTTCGAGCAGCAACCAGCCGCTGATGATCGTCGACGGCCTGCCAATCGACAACAAGACGCTCAACACCGGCGTGCTCGCCTCCGATGCACCGGGCTCGCTGACCGCGTTCAGCAACCGCGGCGTGGACTTCACCAATCGTGCGGCGGACATCAACCCGGAAGACATCGAGACGCTGGTGGTGCTCAAGGGCCCCGAGGCGTCGGCGCTCTACGGCATCGACGCGGCCAACGGTGCCATCGTGATCACGACCAAGCGCGGCCGCGCCGGCAGCAGCGGGTTCGAATACAGCACGAGCTTCCGCATGGAGAAGACACGCGCCGAGCCCGAGCTGCAGCGCGTGTACGGACCTACCGGCATCACCGGTGAGCTGCTCAACTCCTTCTCGTACTTCGGAGCGCCCTACGCCGCCGGCACGAAGTTCTACGACAACGTCGACGGCTTCTTCCGCACCGGGCTCTCGCAGCAGCACAACCTGTCGTTCAACGGCGCCACCGGCGACAACCGCATCAACTACCGGCTCGCCCTGGCCGGCAACCGCCAGGAAGGTGTGGTGCGCAACTCCGACTATCGCCGCGTGAACCTGACCGGCGCATCGCAGGCGCAAGTAAACCGCTGGCTGCGCGCCGACCTCTCCATGGCCTACGCCGTGGCTGACAACGACCAGCCGTACAAGGGCAACTTTGGCCCCTTGATGGGCCTTCTCCTCTGGCCGCAGAACGACGATGCCCGCGACTGGCTCACGCCCGCCGGCGGTCGGCGGCGCATCACGTCGCTCGCCGAGGCGGGCGAAATCGACAACCCCTACTTCAACCTCGAGAAGAACCGCGTCAACTCGCGCAACGGGCGCATCGTGACCAACCTCGGTCTGCAGGTGACGCCGTTCACCTGGGGGAGCCTGCGCACCAACATCGGCCTCGACGGCTACACCAACGAGAACCAGATCCTCCGCCATCCGGAGAGCGCGCTCGGCTTCACCTACAACGGTGTCATCGACGAGGCCAACGACGTCGTTCGCAACCTCAATGCGCAGACGGTGCTCAACATCACCGAGCGCACGCTGGGTGGCGGGTTCAGCATCAGCGGGCTCCTCGGCAACCAGGTCTCGGACTTCAAGTCGGTGACCTCGGCGCTCAAGGGCCAGGACTTCCTCGATCCGAACTTTGTATCGGTCAACAACACCAACCTGCGCACCAACCGCACGACCACCTCGCAGCGCCGGCTGGTGAGCCTCTTTGGCAGCGCCACGCTGAGCTACCGGGACTACCTCTACCTCACCGGCACTGCGCGCAACGACTGGACCTCGACGATCCCCACGGACCGCAACTCGTTCGTGTACCCGTCGATCTCCGGCAGCTTCATCTTCTCGGATGCGTTTCCCTCGATCGGGAAGTTCATGAGTGGCAAACTGCGCGCTGCGTACGCCGAGGTGGGCAAGGACGCGCGTCCGTACGCTTATCGACCGTCGCTCGAGTTCAAGACCACGTCGTACGGCGGTTACGGGTACGGCTTCACCGGGCCGAATCTGGCGCTCAAGCCCGAGTTCGCGCGCTCCTACGAGTTTGGCACCGAGCTCACGTTCCTGGACGAGCGCCTTGGCGTCGACGTGACCTGGTACCGCAAGCAGACCAAGGACCAGATCGTCAACGACATCCGCGGCAGCTACGCGACCGGCTTCATCCTGTTCAACCTGAACGGTGCGGTGACGCGCAACGAGGGCACCGAGGTCACGCTGCACGCGGTGCCGGTCGCGACGTCGGCCATCAACTGGGACGTGCAGGCGAACTTCGAGCGAGCGAAGGGTCGCGTGCTGGCCCTGCCCAACGCCTTGCCGGAGTCCTACGTGTCGGACACCTGGCTCTTCGGCAACGTGCGCAACGGCACGTCGCCGGGTATGTCCACACGCTCGCTCACCGGCCTCTTCTACCAGCGCAACAAGAACGGGGAGCTGCTGATCGACCCGACCACCGGCCTGCCGCTCCGCTCGGCGAGCTTCATCGACGCGGGCTACGATCGACAGCCGCAGTGGCTCCTCGGTGTCACCAACACGGTCACGTGGCGCAACATGCAGCTCAGCTTCCTGCTGGACTTCCGGCGGGGCGGCGACGTGTTCAACGCCACCGAGCAATACCTCACGGCGCGCGGCCTCAGCATGCGGACACTCGATCGTGAGCAACCCCGGGTGATCAAGGGCGTGCTGCGGGACGGCAAGGAGAACAGCGCGACACCGACGCCCAACAACATCGTGGTGATTCCGGCGACGCAGCTGGGGTATTACACCGGCATCAGCGAGGAACTGTTCATCGAGCAGGACATCAACTGGATGCGGCTGCGCGACGTCACGCTCTCCTATGCGCTGCCCAAGGGCTTTGCGAAGATGCGCGACGCGCGCGTGTTCATCACGGGCACGGACCTCTTCCTCATCACCAACTATTCCGGCCTCGACCCCATCGTGAACGGCAATACCGCCGCCGTTGGCGGCTCGGGCGCCTCCGGCATCGACTACGGCAACTTCCCCATGCCGCGCGGATTCAACTTCGGCTTCAAGGTGGGGTTCTGACCATGACGCCCATGCGATTTCTGTCGACCCGCGCCCGCGTCGTGCGCGTGGCCGCGCTCGCCGCTGCGCTGACGACCAGCGGCTGCACGGACTTCCTCGACGTCAACACCAACCCCAACGCTCCGCAGGTGGTCTCGGCAAACCTGTACCTCGCGCCGATGCTCCACTGGATGGTGACCGCGCCCCAGTATGATGGCCGGTTCGTCGGACGGTACACGCAACAGTGGACCCTGCCCGGGACGGTGGTCAGCACCTGGGATCGCATGGGGTACGACCCGAGCAGCGACAACGGCGCGCAGCAGTGGCGCGATGTGTACTGGACGCTCGGCCAGAACCTCGTCGACATGATGGGCAAGGCCGAAGCGGAGCAGCGCTGGGATCTCCTGGGCGTCGGCAAGATCCTCAAGGCCTGGGGTTGGCAGGTCACCACCGACCTTCACGGCGAGATCATCGTCAAGGAAGCCATCGATCAGTCGAAGTTCAGCTTCAACTATGACACGCAGGAGTACGCCTATCAGGAGATCCAGAAGCTCCTGAACGAGGCCATCACGCTGCTCGCCCGCACCGACGGCGCGGTGGACCAGACCTACCTCGCGCGTACCGACCGGCTGTACGGCGGCGACCGCGCCAGGTGGACCAAGCTGGCCTGGGCCATGATGGCCGTGAACCTGAATCACTACACCAACAAGGGCACCTACAAGCCGGCCGACGTGATCGCGGCGGTGGACAAGTCGTTCGCGAGCAACGCCGACGAGCTGTTGCTGCCCTACCCCGCCACGCAAAACGACGACATCAACTTCTGGGGCCGCACGCGCGGCAACATCACCAACTACCGACAGACCCGGTTTGTGCTCGGCCTGCTCAACGGGACTGTGTTTGGTGGTGTGGTCGACCCGCGTCTTTCGCGGATGCTGTCGCCATCGCCTGACGGACAGTATCGCGGCCTGGATCCCAATGTCACGAGTTTTGGCGCACTCACCACGGCGCAGCGGCCAAACAACTTCCACGGATACGCTGACGCCGGCGGCACCCAGCAGCCCGGTCGGTACATCTTCGACGACAAGGCCAAGCTGCCCGTGATCACCTACGCGGAGCTGCAGT encodes the following:
- a CDS encoding ABC transporter permease, which translates into the protein MASPSVASITEGLLGLFVNPLRTSLSTIGVVIGVASVIATLTLADGLEEYAREQLAARTDVQSVTVASRTTENRDGFDFPLGGYVVFDTHDAAELGETMMERAEVTMVATARAIVSGAFTAPRAAEVTATLANFLDFGRRSLQAGRYFTDGEAARGASVVVLSHKLASELSPTGDPTLMLGRTIRVHRRPLVAVGIMPPFTGEQRYEVYIPVRSAVSMFGGGRALKPSLVVRASRFEAVNSVKAEIEEWLATRYRNWRQRVRVTTQLARIAEVQTAMLVFKLVMGSLAGIALFVGGVGIMNVLLASVTERTREIGVRKALGARHRDVLLQFLAESVAIAALGSACGTLLGLGAAYSLSAVVRAMVPLAPLRATVTVPTLLTAVVAAVVVGVAFGTFPALRAARLSPIDAIRHE
- a CDS encoding SusC/RagA family TonB-linked outer membrane protein produces the protein MKRRLVGSLLGTFLFAATAFAQQRTVTGRVTDAQAGGLPGVQVIIKGTNRGTLTNTDGSYSVRADVGQVLVYRFLGYSPAERTIAADGAIDVQLAKVTTQLDAVVISALGQSTMQRALGTSQQMVAGADIAGTRRENFINALQGRVAGVEVTSSSGVPGASSSITIRGVSSISSSNQPLMIVDGLPIDNKTLNTGVLASDAPGSLTAFSNRGVDFTNRAADINPEDIETLVVLKGPEASALYGIDAANGAIVITTKRGRAGSSGFEYSTSFRMEKTRAEPELQRVYGPTGITGELLNSFSYFGAPYAAGTKFYDNVDGFFRTGLSQQHNLSFNGATGDNRINYRLALAGNRQEGVVRNSDYRRVNLTGASQAQVNRWLRADLSMAYAVADNDQPYKGNFGPLMGLLLWPQNDDARDWLTPAGGRRRITSLAEAGEIDNPYFNLEKNRVNSRNGRIVTNLGLQVTPFTWGSLRTNIGLDGYTNENQILRHPESALGFTYNGVIDEANDVVRNLNAQTVLNITERTLGGGFSISGLLGNQVSDFKSVTSALKGQDFLDPNFVSVNNTNLRTNRTTTSQRRLVSLFGSATLSYRDYLYLTGTARNDWTSTIPTDRNSFVYPSISGSFIFSDAFPSIGKFMSGKLRAAYAEVGKDARPYAYRPSLEFKTTSYGGYGYGFTGPNLALKPEFARSYEFGTELTFLDERLGVDVTWYRKQTKDQIVNDIRGSYATGFILFNLNGAVTRNEGTEVTLHAVPVATSAINWDVQANFERAKGRVLALPNALPESYVSDTWLFGNVRNGTSPGMSTRSLTGLFYQRNKNGELLIDPTTGLPLRSASFIDAGYDRQPQWLLGVTNTVTWRNMQLSFLLDFRRGGDVFNATEQYLTARGLSMRTLDREQPRVIKGVLRDGKENSATPTPNNIVVIPATQLGYYTGISEELFIEQDINWMRLRDVTLSYALPKGFAKMRDARVFITGTDLFLITNYSGLDPIVNGNTAAVGGSGASGIDYGNFPMPRGFNFGFKVGF
- a CDS encoding RagB/SusD family nutrient uptake outer membrane protein; its protein translation is MRFLSTRARVVRVAALAAALTTSGCTDFLDVNTNPNAPQVVSANLYLAPMLHWMVTAPQYDGRFVGRYTQQWTLPGTVVSTWDRMGYDPSSDNGAQQWRDVYWTLGQNLVDMMGKAEAEQRWDLLGVGKILKAWGWQVTTDLHGEIIVKEAIDQSKFSFNYDTQEYAYQEIQKLLNEAITLLARTDGAVDQTYLARTDRLYGGDRARWTKLAWAMMAVNLNHYTNKGTYKPADVIAAVDKSFASNADELLLPYPATQNDDINFWGRTRGNITNYRQTRFVLGLLNGTVFGGVVDPRLSRMLSPSPDGQYRGLDPNVTSFGALTTAQRPNNFHGYADAGGTQQPGRYIFDDKAKLPVITYAELQFIKAEAAYRMGNKGLALSAYTAGVGAHLDWVNARNSDNGQSPTQITSAERNAFLASPAIVPTSAAALTLTQIMSQKYIALWGWGHNEIWMDMRRYHYTDVDPASGQQVYPGFALPTSLYPDNGGKAVERIRPRFNSEYVWNRAALETIGGLAPDYHTKPMWIITP